A section of the Paenibacillus yonginensis genome encodes:
- a CDS encoding FMN-dependent NADH-azoreductase, with amino-acid sequence MSTLLYVAAHPLTRQQSGSLSTGEVFLKAYRDFHPGDEIIELNLFETAVPPIDEVAFRAWGRLRKGTPLEQLAPEEQQAASAHARFSDQFVAADKYVFVNPMWNHFLPSQMKAYLDTLCVAGKTFRYTSQGPIGLLQNKKALHIQAAGGVYDRSSPFIKDFGHAYLAHIMDFFGIQELQSLFIEGRDARPDQAAAILADAHEQAVQLARHF; translated from the coding sequence ATGTCTACCCTGCTTTATGTTGCCGCTCATCCGTTAACCCGCCAGCAATCCGGTTCCTTGAGTACCGGCGAAGTGTTCTTGAAGGCTTACCGCGACTTTCATCCGGGAGATGAAATCATAGAATTAAACCTGTTTGAAACCGCCGTCCCTCCTATTGACGAAGTGGCTTTCCGTGCCTGGGGAAGGCTGCGCAAGGGCACTCCTCTGGAGCAACTGGCTCCGGAGGAGCAGCAAGCCGCAAGCGCCCATGCCCGGTTTAGCGATCAGTTCGTGGCAGCCGACAAATATGTGTTTGTGAACCCGATGTGGAATCACTTTCTGCCCAGCCAGATGAAAGCTTATTTGGACACCCTTTGTGTAGCGGGAAAAACCTTCCGTTATACGTCCCAGGGCCCGATTGGCCTGCTGCAAAACAAAAAAGCGCTGCATATTCAAGCCGCAGGCGGCGTATACGACCGCAGCTCCCCTTTCATCAAGGATTTCGGCCATGCTTATTTAGCCCATATCATGGACTTCTTCGGGATTCAGGAGCTGCAGAGCCTGTTCATTGAAGGGCGGGATGCCCGCCCGGACCAGGCCGCAGCAATCCTGGCGGACGCCCATGAACAGGCCGTTCAACTTGCCCGCCATTTCTGA
- a CDS encoding YfbU family protein: protein MLTKTERLILSNQLQILKALNLGDGDYYDEKIKILQRGYAHYYDQVLDMVSDDIPEHISDEVFLILNMFRALQLSFEEWDGQEQPEASRPAASDMLSAKPGQIYPEILEFRGFSRHWEFQHFSFASFVIDEDGQYEEFSRPEGYDSLRPMLPQYRYMLRQWSLTGRKQALSLEEVRFITSLPDADAVRLFSRQRGQNTAN, encoded by the coding sequence ATGCTTACCAAGACGGAAAGGCTTATTTTAAGCAACCAGCTGCAAATTCTGAAGGCCCTGAATCTTGGCGACGGTGATTATTACGACGAGAAGATCAAAATTTTGCAGCGGGGATATGCCCATTATTACGATCAGGTGCTTGACATGGTAAGTGATGACATTCCCGAGCATATCAGTGATGAGGTATTTCTCATCTTGAACATGTTTCGTGCTCTGCAGCTCTCCTTCGAAGAATGGGACGGTCAGGAACAGCCGGAGGCGTCCAGACCAGCCGCCAGCGATATGCTCTCGGCCAAGCCGGGCCAGATTTATCCTGAAATTTTGGAGTTCCGGGGCTTCAGCCGTCATTGGGAATTCCAGCATTTCTCCTTCGCCAGCTTTGTGATCGACGAGGACGGGCAATACGAGGAATTCAGCAGACCCGAAGGCTACGACAGCTTAAGGCCTATGCTGCCTCAATACCGGTACATGCTTCGGCAGTGGTCATTGACCGGGCGCAAGCAGGCGCTGAGTCTTGAAGAGGTCCGATTTATTACCAGTCTGCCGGATGCGGACGCCGTTCGTCTTTTTTCCCGGCAGCGGGGTCAGAATACCGCAAACTAA
- a CDS encoding PAS domain S-box protein produces the protein MSSENELIRETFSRQTFHYAPIGMAVLSASGRLLKVNPALCRLLGYSESELEAKTFKDISHPEDLPKDVSPITLFFESKLDVYETEKRYLHKNGREIWAMLAVTPVKDETNTPIYLVAHIVDLTQKKLAEADLIEQQRLLQEKELLYQSIADNSFDFITRHDLDGTFREVSASCHQVLGYTKQEMVGQPAFAFLHPDEMQHIREQCKSLFHTSYKLVITHRFRRKDGCYLWIESTLIAIPEEETGGVKEFVIVSRDINERIETFEQLKESQRKYRMIADNAREIITFTNPQGKIQYISPAVTPLLGYGEDEVVGTSIFDYWHPAERRVKQSSELSGSWSSSTPYSRLRHKDGGYVQIETTFQPIHSETGDIVQVLCISRDITKRKQAEDELRMTKEKLESFISNHADAVWMVDRDGYVQQVNAAFQRLFQWSPAETLSFQLPVILSQEQKRVDELRTKVLSGGSVVGYESVWQRKDGSLVEVSTTLFPIRDSSGRITGLAGTTQDISEKKNAERKLKASKEQFKAYLEQNIDPVLILDMHYRVIRVNPAFESTFGWSIDEIVGTRVFDLPSVPLDTPHRLGPTFEKMEPQSIEIVKQKKDGTLIPVLISIFRLLDEAGTHNGWALNLRDMTAYKQAEQLLINSEKLSVAGQLAAGIAHEIRNPITAIKGFIQLMSSGIAEKQLYYEIMASEIERIEMILNELLILAKPQAVQTRPSDVRLLLNQVVTLLDSQANMNNVQIITGFDTGPAWILCDENQIKQVCINLIKNAIEALPGGGILQIHLGHQEHDRLIVRFTDNGIGIPEAVLNRLGQPFYTTKEKGTGLGFMVSKKIIESHNGTITIRSKENEGTTIELNLPGLPAFHGSLSPSRSEVEVLGGVQD, from the coding sequence GTGTCGAGTGAAAATGAACTTATCAGGGAAACTTTTTCCAGGCAAACATTCCATTATGCACCCATCGGGATGGCTGTTTTGTCCGCCAGCGGCAGATTGTTAAAAGTGAATCCCGCCCTATGCCGGCTGCTGGGATATTCGGAATCCGAACTGGAGGCCAAAACATTTAAAGATATCTCGCACCCCGAAGATTTGCCAAAGGACGTAAGCCCTATCACGCTGTTTTTTGAGAGCAAGCTGGACGTATACGAGACAGAGAAACGGTATCTTCACAAAAATGGACGGGAAATATGGGCCATGCTGGCCGTAACCCCGGTTAAAGACGAAACAAACACTCCGATCTACCTGGTTGCCCATATTGTGGATCTGACCCAGAAGAAACTTGCGGAGGCCGATCTGATCGAGCAGCAGCGCCTGCTTCAAGAGAAAGAGCTGCTATACCAGTCCATTGCCGACAACAGCTTTGATTTCATTACCCGCCACGACCTCGACGGTACATTCCGGGAGGTGTCGGCATCGTGCCATCAAGTGCTTGGTTACACCAAACAGGAAATGGTCGGTCAGCCCGCCTTCGCTTTTCTCCATCCTGATGAAATGCAGCACATCCGTGAACAATGCAAAAGCCTTTTTCATACAAGCTATAAATTGGTTATCACTCACCGTTTCCGCCGGAAGGACGGCTGCTATCTGTGGATTGAGTCGACATTAATCGCCATTCCGGAAGAGGAGACCGGCGGAGTCAAGGAATTCGTTATCGTCTCCCGGGATATCAACGAACGTATAGAGACCTTTGAGCAGCTGAAGGAATCGCAGAGGAAATACCGCATGATCGCAGACAATGCCAGAGAAATTATTACCTTCACTAATCCCCAAGGAAAAATTCAATATATTTCCCCTGCCGTCACGCCTCTGCTGGGTTACGGCGAAGATGAGGTTGTCGGCACCAGCATCTTCGATTACTGGCATCCGGCTGAACGCCGGGTCAAACAAAGCAGTGAACTGAGCGGCAGCTGGTCCAGCAGCACTCCCTACAGCCGCCTGCGCCATAAGGATGGCGGGTATGTCCAAATCGAAACGACTTTCCAGCCCATCCACAGTGAAACCGGAGACATCGTGCAGGTTCTGTGCATCAGCAGGGACATCACCAAACGGAAGCAGGCTGAAGATGAGCTGCGAATGACCAAAGAGAAGCTGGAATCCTTCATCTCCAACCATGCTGACGCCGTCTGGATGGTCGACCGCGATGGTTATGTCCAGCAGGTCAACGCTGCCTTTCAAAGGTTGTTCCAATGGAGCCCGGCTGAAACCTTGTCCTTTCAGCTGCCGGTCATTCTTTCGCAGGAACAGAAGCGGGTAGACGAGCTGAGAACCAAAGTATTATCCGGCGGTTCCGTAGTTGGGTACGAATCCGTCTGGCAGCGCAAAGACGGCTCCCTGGTAGAGGTGAGCACAACGCTGTTCCCGATCCGGGACAGCAGCGGCCGTATTACCGGATTGGCCGGAACAACCCAGGACATCAGCGAGAAAAAGAATGCGGAACGAAAGCTGAAGGCCTCCAAGGAACAATTTAAAGCCTATCTGGAGCAGAACATCGATCCGGTGCTGATTCTCGATATGCATTACCGCGTGATCCGGGTCAATCCAGCCTTTGAATCCACCTTTGGCTGGTCCATAGACGAGATTGTAGGAACTCGTGTGTTTGATTTGCCAAGTGTTCCTCTTGATACTCCCCACCGGCTCGGTCCAACTTTCGAGAAGATGGAGCCCCAATCCATAGAAATCGTCAAGCAGAAGAAAGACGGCACCTTGATCCCCGTCCTGATCTCGATCTTCCGGCTGCTGGATGAAGCCGGCACGCACAACGGCTGGGCCCTGAACCTGCGGGACATGACCGCCTACAAACAGGCCGAACAGCTGCTGATCAACTCGGAGAAGCTCTCTGTTGCCGGGCAGCTCGCCGCGGGCATTGCCCACGAAATCCGCAACCCGATCACCGCCATCAAGGGGTTTATCCAGCTGATGAGTTCAGGGATTGCGGAGAAGCAGCTCTATTATGAGATTATGGCTTCGGAAATTGAACGAATCGAAATGATCTTAAATGAGCTGCTGATTCTGGCCAAACCTCAGGCCGTGCAAACGAGGCCGTCCGACGTGCGCCTTCTGCTGAATCAGGTCGTCACTCTATTGGATTCCCAGGCCAATATGAACAACGTTCAAATCATAACAGGGTTTGATACCGGCCCAGCCTGGATTCTGTGCGATGAGAACCAAATCAAGCAGGTCTGCATTAATCTCATCAAAAATGCGATCGAAGCCCTGCCTGGCGGCGGAATTCTACAGATTCACCTCGGCCATCAAGAGCATGACCGTTTGATTGTCCGGTTCACCGATAATGGAATCGGTATACCCGAAGCCGTTCTGAACAGGCTCGGACAGCCTTTCTACACGACCAAAGAAAAAGGCACCGGTCTCGGCTTTATGGTCAGCAAAAAAATTATTGAAAGCCATAACGGTACCATTACCATCCGCAGTAAAGAAAACGAAGGCACCACCATCGAGCTGAACCTGCCTGGCCTGCCGGCTTTTCACGGTTCCTTGAGTCCAAGCCGCTCGGAAGTGGAGGTTTTGGGAGGCGTGCAGGACTAA
- a CDS encoding MarR family transcriptional regulator yields MEPEPAHSIIRKLEQVLGQREQWEKEKQQHIQERLGKTDLTSEPVSLAELHVLALIGHDPRLNVINIAKQMQMTRGAISKICARLERKGLVNRVQLPSNQKEVYFKLTPGGTRLWELHEEEHRKVIGKYQTMLDAYSRDEQRVIERFLNDLMQRRFE; encoded by the coding sequence ATGGAACCGGAACCGGCTCATTCCATTATCCGCAAACTTGAGCAAGTGCTCGGGCAGCGTGAGCAATGGGAGAAAGAGAAGCAGCAGCACATTCAGGAAAGGCTCGGCAAGACTGATTTGACTTCCGAGCCGGTGTCGCTGGCCGAACTTCATGTTCTGGCCCTCATCGGCCACGATCCCCGGCTAAACGTTATCAACATCGCCAAGCAGATGCAGATGACCCGCGGAGCGATTTCCAAAATCTGCGCCCGTCTGGAGCGAAAAGGACTGGTGAACAGAGTCCAGCTTCCTTCCAACCAGAAAGAGGTTTATTTTAAACTGACCCCGGGCGGTACCAGACTGTGGGAGCTGCATGAGGAGGAGCACCGGAAGGTGATCGGCAAGTACCAAACGATGCTTGACGCTTATTCCAGGGACGAGCAGAGGGTCATCGAGCGATTTCTGAATGACCTGATGCAGCGCAGATTTGAATAG
- a CDS encoding ROK family transcriptional regulator has product MKERFVSPKQMSELVVRRVRMELLRLGSATKTEIAKIADISFPTVSKIVDQLEGDKEIFLVGTDESSGGRRAQRYGLNPDFKLGLALYIERNDAIYTVSNYVGEVLEQGTSEIHWEDNPDTLTAIVQAVLERFPGIKVLSLGVPGAVKNGITFHIPNYPAYQNFDLKTYYESRLPVLVEVENDMNAAVLGYHQSLVKADNPTLVYLFLGTNGPGAGILINGDVVRGSSFFSGEISYIPQYDHLNFMQATKTGRQDCQHSKPDSLMIDSLARFVSTLVAVINPHAVIFCREDLNEQAVRAVEAACASYVPAEHVPKLVLRDRQKDYLQGLQRMAIERLMTGL; this is encoded by the coding sequence ATGAAAGAGCGGTTTGTTTCGCCGAAACAGATGAGCGAGCTTGTCGTCAGGAGAGTCCGCATGGAGCTGCTGCGGCTCGGAAGTGCGACCAAGACGGAAATTGCCAAAATAGCGGATATCAGCTTCCCGACGGTCAGCAAGATCGTTGACCAGCTGGAAGGGGATAAGGAGATTTTCCTCGTGGGCACCGATGAGTCCAGCGGCGGCCGCCGAGCCCAGCGGTACGGGCTTAACCCCGATTTCAAGCTCGGGCTGGCTCTTTATATCGAAAGAAATGATGCCATATATACCGTAAGCAATTATGTGGGCGAAGTGCTGGAGCAGGGGACATCCGAGATTCACTGGGAAGACAATCCGGACACGTTAACCGCTATTGTGCAGGCTGTTCTGGAGCGTTTCCCGGGCATCAAGGTGCTCAGCCTTGGCGTTCCCGGCGCGGTCAAGAACGGCATCACGTTTCATATTCCGAATTATCCGGCTTATCAGAACTTTGATTTGAAGACGTATTATGAATCCCGGCTGCCTGTCCTTGTTGAGGTGGAAAATGACATGAACGCCGCGGTGCTCGGCTATCACCAAAGTTTGGTCAAGGCTGATAATCCCACCCTGGTCTATTTGTTTCTAGGTACAAATGGACCAGGGGCGGGCATTCTGATCAATGGCGATGTGGTACGCGGCAGCAGCTTTTTCTCGGGAGAAATCTCTTATATCCCTCAATATGACCATCTGAACTTCATGCAGGCCACGAAGACGGGAAGACAAGATTGTCAGCATTCCAAGCCTGATTCACTGATGATCGACAGTCTGGCCCGGTTTGTGTCCACGCTCGTTGCGGTGATCAATCCGCATGCGGTTATTTTTTGCCGGGAGGATCTGAATGAGCAGGCCGTGCGGGCGGTTGAAGCGGCTTGCGCCAGCTATGTTCCTGCGGAGCATGTTCCCAAGCTGGTCTTGCGGGACCGGCAGAAAGATTATTTACAAGGGCTGCAGAGAATGGCCATTGAACGTTTGATGACGGGCTTATGA
- a CDS encoding glycosyltransferase, with the protein MWILLLSVIGCLAAWVLLRRNKLPHADAPYRGGKVSVIIPARNEAHNLPYLLNSLKNQSRRPDEIIVVDDGSEDRTREVAESYGVKVVQNETLPAGWTGKTWAVWNGFLKSTGDLLIFLDADIRLSSEALNALLHARSQNGGVISAVPFHYTEKLYERLALVPNILGLFAFMSPFERRNPQQGLYGSCIVATRKDYESINGHDGIRSEVLDDLNLGAKFREAGIPVTNYLGGRDVSFRMYPEGLRSELEGFSKGAVTSTSKLSPLTVTLIAVWFVTLIAAQSAWFLWPTSWAWPAVGAYLLFTAQIFLLTRYVGRFGWLMPLLHTLSVLFFLVAFIYSAYQVVFLKKVVWKGRTIDVGGRKSS; encoded by the coding sequence TTGTGGATATTATTACTGAGCGTGATCGGATGCCTGGCGGCATGGGTTTTGCTTCGCAGGAACAAGCTTCCTCACGCTGATGCGCCTTATCGCGGCGGGAAGGTATCGGTTATCATTCCGGCACGGAATGAAGCACACAACCTGCCGTATTTGCTGAACTCCCTGAAGAACCAGAGCCGCCGTCCGGATGAAATCATCGTTGTGGATGACGGATCAGAGGACCGGACCCGTGAGGTTGCTGAAAGCTACGGAGTCAAGGTGGTGCAGAACGAAACGCTCCCTGCCGGATGGACAGGCAAAACGTGGGCGGTATGGAACGGCTTCCTGAAGTCGACCGGCGATCTGCTCATTTTCCTGGATGCCGACATCCGTCTTTCTTCTGAGGCCTTAAATGCCTTGCTTCATGCCCGTTCGCAGAATGGCGGCGTGATCTCGGCCGTGCCGTTTCATTATACGGAGAAGCTCTATGAGCGCCTTGCTTTGGTGCCGAATATTTTAGGCCTGTTTGCTTTTATGTCGCCGTTTGAACGGCGTAATCCTCAGCAGGGGCTTTACGGCTCCTGCATTGTAGCGACCCGGAAAGACTACGAGAGCATTAACGGGCATGACGGTATCCGCTCTGAGGTACTGGACGACTTGAACCTGGGAGCCAAGTTTCGTGAAGCGGGGATTCCGGTGACGAATTATCTCGGGGGCCGGGATGTTTCTTTTCGCATGTATCCGGAAGGTTTGCGCAGTGAATTAGAGGGCTTCAGCAAAGGGGCGGTGACAAGCACCTCCAAATTAAGTCCGTTAACGGTTACTCTGATTGCGGTTTGGTTTGTTACCCTGATTGCTGCGCAGTCCGCCTGGTTCCTGTGGCCGACCTCCTGGGCCTGGCCCGCTGTGGGAGCTTATCTGCTGTTCACCGCGCAAATTTTCCTGCTGACCCGGTATGTCGGCCGGTTTGGCTGGTTGATGCCGCTGCTGCATACTTTGTCTGTCCTGTTCTTTCTGGTGGCTTTTATTTATTCAGCTTATCAGGTGGTCTTTCTGAAGAAGGTGGTCTGGAAAGGCAGGACGATAGACGTAGGGGGCCGGAAATCATCATGA